A window of Streptomyces armeniacus contains these coding sequences:
- a CDS encoding IucA/IucC family protein, whose protein sequence is MNARSGPEGTPADGTLPVRHRSAYGIGTSVPRQPSRSAAEPGESGAGTSTGPSTGTGTATSTGTATSTGTGTRTVTEAPPAAEDATADRPDRPDCPSLPDPLEQADPAAVADAAAAENLLRCWVRENDLPCPDDGALRIPLHATGTTLCAPVRRWSPTGWHRFGPPLLDGAPLDAAPLDAVTLAALLGREAAHLAGAAQPRGGADALGEGRALVGRVADSVQRTAVFLAERRVAPGAAEGADPFLDAEQALVLGHPLHPTPKSREGLSETEALAYSPELRGAFPLYWMAVDASVLATGSHWYEEPAGGGGPADGPLSAAELTARLAGDEVTARLPEGAALLPLHPWQARELRHRPTVARLLAAGQLHDLGPGGRPWHPTSSVRTVHRPGAPAMLKLSLGLRITNSRRENLRKELLRGAEVHQLLRTGLAAAWQAAHPGFDIVRDPAWIGVDDQYGEPVPGLDTVLRHNPFGPHDDAVCVASLTSPRPWPGAPGRELRSRLADIVRRLADRTERPLPAVATEWFLRYLDVVVAPVLWLDAHAGIALEAHQQNTLVLLDADGWPRGGRYRDNQGYYFRASHRDAIERRLPGAGLASDSYVADEVTDERFAYYLGINNVLGLIGAFGSQGLADERLLLAAFRRFLDSAARGVTGGPVSPLPALLLGAPTLRCKANLLTRLHGMDELVGPVDTQSVYVPVRNPLSL, encoded by the coding sequence GTGAACGCGCGCTCCGGACCCGAGGGAACTCCTGCCGACGGGACGCTCCCGGTCCGTCATCGCTCCGCCTACGGCATCGGGACCTCCGTCCCGCGCCAGCCGTCGCGTTCGGCCGCCGAACCGGGCGAATCCGGCGCCGGTACGAGCACGGGCCCAAGTACGGGCACGGGCACCGCTACGAGTACAGGTACCGCGACGAGTACGGGCACCGGCACCCGTACCGTCACGGAGGCACCGCCCGCCGCCGAGGACGCCACCGCCGACCGCCCCGACCGCCCCGACTGCCCCTCTCTCCCCGACCCGCTGGAGCAGGCCGACCCCGCCGCCGTCGCCGACGCCGCCGCGGCGGAGAACCTGCTGCGCTGCTGGGTCCGCGAGAACGACCTGCCGTGCCCCGACGACGGCGCGCTGCGCATCCCGTTGCACGCCACCGGCACAACCCTGTGCGCCCCCGTACGCCGCTGGTCGCCCACCGGCTGGCACCGGTTCGGGCCGCCCCTGCTGGACGGCGCACCCCTGGACGCGGCGCCGCTCGACGCGGTGACGCTGGCCGCGCTGCTCGGCCGCGAGGCGGCGCACCTCGCGGGCGCCGCGCAACCCCGGGGCGGCGCCGACGCGTTGGGCGAGGGGCGCGCGCTCGTCGGGCGGGTGGCCGACTCCGTACAGCGCACCGCCGTCTTCCTGGCCGAGCGGCGCGTGGCGCCGGGTGCCGCCGAGGGTGCGGACCCTTTCCTCGACGCCGAGCAGGCTCTCGTCCTCGGCCACCCGCTCCACCCCACGCCCAAGAGCCGCGAAGGGCTCTCCGAGACGGAGGCGCTGGCGTACTCGCCGGAGCTGCGCGGCGCGTTCCCGCTGTACTGGATGGCGGTCGACGCCTCGGTGCTCGCGACCGGTTCGCACTGGTACGAGGAGCCCGCGGGCGGCGGTGGCCCGGCGGACGGCCCGCTGTCCGCCGCCGAACTCACCGCCCGGCTCGCGGGCGACGAGGTGACCGCGCGGCTCCCCGAGGGCGCCGCGCTGCTGCCGCTGCACCCCTGGCAGGCCCGCGAGCTGCGGCACCGGCCCACCGTGGCGCGGCTGCTGGCGGCCGGGCAGCTGCACGACCTCGGACCCGGCGGCCGACCGTGGCACCCCACCTCCTCCGTCCGTACGGTCCACCGGCCCGGCGCGCCCGCCATGCTGAAGCTCTCGCTCGGCCTGCGCATCACCAACTCCCGCCGTGAGAACCTCCGCAAGGAGCTGCTGCGCGGTGCCGAGGTGCACCAGCTGCTCCGTACGGGACTCGCGGCCGCCTGGCAGGCGGCACACCCCGGCTTCGACATCGTCCGCGACCCGGCCTGGATCGGCGTCGACGACCAGTACGGCGAGCCCGTGCCCGGACTCGACACCGTCCTGCGGCACAACCCCTTCGGCCCGCACGACGACGCCGTCTGCGTCGCCTCCCTCACCTCGCCCCGGCCCTGGCCCGGCGCGCCCGGGCGGGAGCTGCGCTCCCGGCTCGCGGACATCGTCCGCCGGCTCGCGGACCGTACGGAGCGCCCCCTGCCCGCGGTGGCCACCGAGTGGTTCCTGCGCTACCTCGACGTCGTCGTCGCCCCCGTCCTGTGGCTGGACGCACACGCGGGCATCGCCTTGGAGGCGCACCAGCAGAACACCCTGGTGCTGCTCGACGCCGACGGCTGGCCGCGCGGCGGACGCTACCGCGACAACCAGGGCTACTACTTCCGCGCCTCCCACCGCGACGCCATCGAACGCCGGCTGCCCGGCGCCGGCCTCGCCAGCGACTCGTACGTCGCCGACGAGGTCACCGACGAGCGCTTCGCGTACTACCTCGGCATCAACAACGTCCTCGGCCTCATCGGCGCGTTCGGTTCCCAGGGGCTCGCGGACGAGCGGCTGCTGCTGGCCGCGTTCCGGCGGTTCCTGGACAGCGCGGCGCGCGGCGTGACCGGCGGCCCCGTGTCGCCGCTGCCTGCGCTGCTGCTGGGGGCGCCGACGCTGCGCTGCAAGGCGAACCTGCTCACCCGGCTGCACGGCATGGACGAGCTCGTCGGCCCCGTCGACACGCAGTCCGTGTACGTGCCCGTCCGCAACCCCCTCAGCCTCTGA
- the lexA gene encoding transcriptional repressor LexA, whose protein sequence is MTTTADSATITTQDRSTPASESAHQILENPPGTDGDAPPPVRALPGRPPGIRADSSGLTDRQRRVIEVIRDSVQRRGYPPSMREIGQAVGLSSTSSVAHQLMALERKGFLRRDPHRPRAYEVRGSDTPSTQAATDTTGKPSASYVPLVGRIAAGGPILAEESVEDVFPLPRQLVGDGELFVLKVVGDSMVDAAICDGDWVTVRRQPVAENGDIVAAMLDGEATVKRFKREDGHVWLLPHNASYQPIPGDDATILGKVVAVLRRV, encoded by the coding sequence GTGACCACGACTGCAGACAGCGCCACCATCACCACTCAGGACCGTTCTACACCGGCGTCCGAATCCGCACACCAGATCCTGGAGAACCCGCCGGGCACGGACGGGGACGCGCCACCACCCGTCCGGGCGCTGCCCGGACGACCTCCCGGCATCCGGGCGGACAGCTCCGGGCTCACCGACAGGCAGCGGCGGGTCATCGAAGTGATCCGCGACTCCGTGCAGCGCCGCGGATACCCGCCGTCCATGCGCGAGATCGGCCAGGCCGTCGGCCTGTCCAGCACGTCCTCCGTGGCACACCAGCTGATGGCGCTGGAGCGCAAGGGCTTCCTCCGGCGCGACCCGCACCGCCCGCGGGCGTACGAGGTGCGCGGCTCCGACACCCCCAGCACGCAGGCGGCCACCGACACCACCGGGAAGCCGTCGGCGTCGTACGTGCCGCTGGTCGGCCGGATCGCCGCCGGTGGCCCGATCCTCGCCGAGGAGTCGGTGGAGGACGTCTTTCCGCTGCCGCGCCAACTGGTGGGCGACGGCGAGCTGTTCGTCCTCAAGGTCGTGGGTGACTCGATGGTCGACGCGGCGATCTGCGACGGCGACTGGGTCACCGTCCGGCGCCAGCCCGTCGCGGAGAACGGCGACATCGTCGCCGCCATGCTCGACGGCGAGGCGACGGTGAAGCGCTTCAAGCGGGAGGACGGGCACGTGTGGCTGCTCCCGCACAACGCGTCGTACCAGCCGATTCCCGGCGACGACGCCACCATCCTCGGCAAGGTCGTGGCAGTGCTGCGCCGCGTGTGA
- a CDS encoding trypsin-like serine peptidase yields MSPIGSSVRRRRRALAAAAAVAALAVTATACGPEDDGADSKPSESSSQQPESDLKEDLGLPDKLPDDLPDSLKDLEKWKNGGWKNWDKDQWLREAEDFINPIIDDFWNRDRMDDAEENDRKRDVDDSDIDQGVTDPVPDPVKAAAVPSPYTDKAPPVGKIFMETPEGSMVCSGSVVKDPKNPGKSNLVATAGHCVHGGQGKGWFRNVVFVPHFNSKGLGQAELESAPKTDIAPHGVFWAQHARTTDHWIENGATQGGSGAPQDFAVLKVKPEDGGSKSLEETVGKAVTVNFKTPGVKNIPTLTARGYPAAPPFTGEKMYACQDKPSRLSLDTSQPTMYRIGCTMTGGSSGGPWLSADGTELLSVTSIGPVQHTWLAGAALGKEAKGVFDAVGGLS; encoded by the coding sequence ATGTCACCCATTGGCAGTTCTGTGCGCCGCCGCCGGCGTGCGCTGGCCGCGGCGGCGGCCGTGGCCGCACTGGCGGTGACGGCGACCGCGTGCGGCCCGGAGGACGACGGCGCGGACTCGAAGCCGAGCGAGTCGAGTTCGCAGCAGCCCGAGAGCGACCTCAAGGAGGACCTCGGGCTTCCGGACAAGCTGCCGGATGACCTCCCCGACTCGCTGAAGGACCTCGAGAAGTGGAAGAACGGCGGCTGGAAGAACTGGGACAAGGACCAGTGGCTGCGTGAGGCCGAGGACTTCATCAACCCGATCATCGACGACTTCTGGAACCGCGACCGGATGGACGACGCGGAGGAGAACGACCGCAAGCGCGACGTCGACGACTCCGACATCGACCAGGGCGTCACCGACCCCGTGCCGGACCCGGTGAAGGCCGCCGCGGTGCCCTCGCCGTACACCGACAAGGCGCCGCCCGTCGGCAAGATCTTCATGGAGACCCCCGAGGGCTCCATGGTCTGCTCCGGCTCCGTGGTCAAGGACCCGAAGAACCCGGGCAAGTCCAACCTCGTCGCCACCGCCGGCCACTGCGTGCACGGCGGCCAGGGCAAGGGCTGGTTCCGGAACGTCGTCTTCGTCCCGCACTTCAACAGCAAGGGACTGGGGCAGGCCGAGCTGGAGAGCGCGCCTAAGACGGACATCGCTCCGCACGGCGTCTTCTGGGCCCAGCACGCCCGCACCACCGACCACTGGATCGAGAACGGTGCCACGCAGGGCGGCAGCGGCGCCCCGCAGGACTTCGCCGTGCTCAAGGTGAAGCCGGAGGACGGCGGCAGCAAGAGCCTGGAGGAGACCGTCGGCAAGGCCGTGACGGTCAACTTCAAGACCCCGGGCGTGAAGAACATCCCGACGCTGACGGCCCGCGGCTACCCGGCGGCGCCGCCGTTCACCGGCGAGAAGATGTACGCCTGCCAGGACAAGCCCAGCCGGCTCTCGCTCGACACCTCGCAGCCCACGATGTACCGCATCGGCTGCACCATGACCGGCGGTTCCTCCGGCGGTCCCTGGCTGAGCGCGGACGGTACGGAGCTGCTGTCCGTCACGTCGATCGGCCCCGTCCAGCACACGTGGCTCGCGGGCGCGGCCCTGGGCAAGGAAGCCAAGGGCGTCTTCGACGCCGTCGGCGGCCTGAGCTGA
- the nrdR gene encoding transcriptional regulator NrdR → MHCPFCRHPDSRVVDSRTTDDGTAIRRRRQCPDCSRRFTTVENASLMVIKRSGVTEPFSRDKVIAGVRKACQGRPVTEDALAQLGQRVEEAVRSTGSAELSTHDVGLAILGPLQDLDLVAYLRFASVYRAFESLEDFEAAIAELRDAPPPSGESGAGGGAEVPAPATQAAG, encoded by the coding sequence ATGCACTGCCCCTTCTGCCGGCACCCCGACAGCCGCGTCGTGGACAGCCGTACGACCGACGACGGCACCGCGATCCGGCGCCGCCGCCAGTGCCCCGACTGCTCCCGGCGCTTCACCACGGTCGAGAACGCGTCGCTGATGGTGATCAAGCGCAGCGGGGTCACCGAGCCGTTCAGCCGGGACAAGGTGATCGCGGGGGTGCGCAAGGCCTGTCAAGGGCGGCCGGTCACCGAGGACGCCCTCGCACAGCTCGGCCAGCGGGTCGAGGAGGCCGTACGCAGTACGGGCAGCGCGGAGCTGTCCACTCACGACGTCGGCCTCGCCATACTCGGTCCGCTCCAGGATCTTGATCTTGTCGCTTATCTGAGGTTCGCGTCCGTGTACCGGGCGTTCGAGTCGCTCGAGGACTTCGAGGCCGCCATCGCGGAGCTCCGCGACGCGCCGCCTCCCTCGGGGGAGAGCGGAGCGGGTGGGGGCGCTGAGGTCCCCGCTCCCGCGACGCAGGCCGCCGGCTGA
- a CDS encoding IucA/IucC family protein yields MPQHPAALRLPTGLDQDTWTRAARRLLIKMLAEFAYEEIIRPEPEGPDTYRLPVTPDLTLRFRARRGAYGNWRIDPASLTPECDPLRFLALAHDGLLGLCGDTTGHLLRELTATLTADARISGTALSARELADLGYAELEGHMDGHPWIVANKGRLGFSDADAEQWAPEARRSHRLPWIAVHRDLAVYRGVPALADAEQLYARELDAATRERFAAVLRERGLDPADHLLLPVHPWQWEETVVPLFAPEIARGAVVPLPADPDERLPQQSIRTFLNTTRPDRHTVKLPLSVLNTLVWRGLPTERTLAAPAVTSWVHGLRDGDAFLRDECRVILLGEVASVTVAHPSYDALPAVPYQYRELLGCIWREPLATRLDPGERARTLAALLHTAPEGRAFTAELVARSGLDAVVWLRHLFAALLPPLLHFLYRYGTVFSPHGENAIVVFDERDVPVRLAVKDFVDDINVSALRLPEQDSMPADVREVLLTEEAGFLPQFIHSGLFVGVFRYLAPLCEEQLGVAEAEFWSLVRAEILRYQERFPELKDRFGTFDLLTPRIARLCLNRNRLHLDGYRDRAERPHAAVHGTVPNPLHGV; encoded by the coding sequence GTGCCCCAGCACCCCGCCGCCCTGCGGCTGCCCACCGGCCTCGATCAGGACACGTGGACACGCGCCGCACGGCGGCTCCTCATCAAGATGCTCGCCGAATTCGCGTACGAGGAGATCATCCGGCCCGAGCCCGAGGGCCCGGACACATACCGCCTCCCCGTAACCCCCGACCTCACCCTCCGCTTCCGCGCGCGCAGGGGCGCGTACGGAAACTGGCGGATCGATCCCGCATCCCTCACGCCGGAGTGCGATCCCCTCCGCTTCCTGGCACTGGCACACGACGGGCTGCTCGGCCTGTGCGGCGACACGACCGGCCACCTCCTCCGCGAGCTGACCGCGACGCTCACCGCCGACGCCCGTATCAGCGGCACCGCCCTGAGCGCCCGCGAGCTCGCCGACCTCGGCTACGCCGAGTTGGAGGGCCACATGGACGGCCACCCCTGGATCGTCGCCAACAAGGGCCGCCTCGGCTTCTCCGACGCCGACGCCGAGCAGTGGGCCCCGGAGGCGCGCCGCAGCCACCGGCTGCCCTGGATCGCCGTCCACCGGGACCTCGCCGTGTACCGAGGCGTGCCCGCACTCGCCGACGCGGAGCAGCTGTACGCGCGCGAGCTGGACGCCGCGACCCGCGAACGGTTCGCCGCGGTGTTAAGGGAGCGCGGCCTCGATCCGGCGGACCATCTCCTGCTTCCAGTCCACCCGTGGCAGTGGGAAGAAACGGTCGTGCCGCTCTTCGCACCCGAGATCGCGCGGGGCGCCGTCGTGCCGCTCCCCGCCGACCCCGACGAACGCCTCCCGCAGCAGTCCATCCGCACCTTCCTCAACACCACCCGCCCCGACCGGCACACCGTCAAGCTGCCGCTGTCCGTCCTCAACACCCTGGTCTGGCGCGGCCTGCCGACCGAACGCACCCTCGCCGCCCCCGCCGTCACCTCCTGGGTGCACGGGCTGCGCGACGGCGACGCGTTCCTGCGCGACGAGTGCCGGGTGATCCTGCTCGGCGAGGTCGCCTCCGTGACGGTGGCGCACCCCTCGTACGACGCGCTGCCGGCGGTCCCGTACCAGTACCGCGAACTCCTCGGCTGCATCTGGCGCGAGCCGCTGGCGACGCGCCTCGACCCGGGGGAGCGGGCCCGTACGCTCGCGGCGCTGCTGCACACCGCCCCGGAGGGGCGGGCGTTCACCGCCGAACTGGTGGCGCGCAGCGGCCTCGACGCGGTGGTGTGGCTGCGGCACCTGTTCGCCGCGCTGCTGCCGCCGCTGCTGCACTTCCTCTACCGCTACGGCACCGTGTTCTCGCCGCACGGGGAGAACGCCATCGTCGTCTTCGACGAGCGGGACGTGCCCGTACGGCTGGCGGTGAAGGACTTCGTCGACGACATCAACGTCAGCGCGCTGCGCCTGCCCGAGCAGGACTCCATGCCCGCGGACGTGCGCGAGGTGCTGCTCACCGAAGAGGCGGGATTCCTCCCGCAGTTCATCCACTCGGGGCTGTTCGTGGGCGTCTTCCGGTATCTGGCGCCGCTGTGCGAGGAGCAGCTCGGGGTCGCCGAGGCCGAATTCTGGTCGCTCGTACGGGCGGAGATCCTGCGCTATCAGGAGCGGTTCCCCGAGCTCAAGGACCGCTTCGGCACTTTCGACCTGCTCACGCCCCGCATCGCCCGGCTCTGCCTCAACCGGAACCGGCTCCATCTCGACGGCTACCGCGACCGGGCGGAGCGCCCGCACGCCGCCGTACACGGCACCGTCCCCAACCCGCTGCACGGCGTCTGA
- a CDS encoding ATP-dependent DNA helicase, with amino-acid sequence MSEPALTDLLHAAVTAVGGTERPGQVAMAEAVAEALEDGSHLLIQAGTGTGKSLGYLVPALAHGERVVVATATLALQRQLVERDLPRTVEALQPQLRRRPEFAMLKGRSNYLCLHRLHEGVPQEEEDGLFDPFEAAAPTSKLGKDLLRLRDWSDETETGDRDDLRPGVSDRAWSQVSVSARECLGASRCAYGAECFAEGARERAKLAEVIVTNHALLAIDAIEGAPVLPGHEVLVVDEAHELVSRVTGVATGELSPGGVNRAVRRVGKLIDEKTADQLQTAAESFERLMELALPGRLETVPEDLGYALMALRDAARSCVTALGNTRDKSVQDEDAVRKQALAAMENVHDVAERIVQGSEYDVIWYERHDRFGASVRVAPLSVSGLLREKLFTDRSVVLTSATLKLGGDFDGVGASLGLAPEGQGGEDQPPWKGLDAGSPFDYRKQAILYVAKHLSQPGRDAARADMLDELSELVEAAGGRTLGLFSSMRAAQAAAEELRGRLDVPILLQGEETLGELIRRFADDPGTCLFGTLSLWQGVDVPGASCQLVVMDRIPFPRPDDPLMSARQKAVEEAGGNGFMAVAASHAALLMAQGSGRLVRAMGDRGVVAVLDPRLERARYGGFLRASMPDFWYTTDRNQVRRSLAAINAAAQQDEQDA; translated from the coding sequence ATGAGCGAGCCCGCCCTCACCGATCTCCTGCACGCCGCCGTCACCGCCGTCGGAGGCACGGAACGCCCAGGCCAGGTGGCCATGGCGGAAGCCGTCGCCGAGGCCCTGGAAGACGGCTCGCACCTGCTCATCCAGGCGGGCACCGGCACCGGGAAGTCCCTCGGCTATCTGGTGCCGGCGCTCGCGCACGGCGAGCGCGTCGTTGTCGCCACGGCGACGCTCGCGCTGCAGCGGCAGCTCGTCGAGCGCGACCTGCCGCGCACGGTCGAGGCGCTGCAGCCGCAGCTGCGCCGCCGGCCGGAGTTCGCCATGCTCAAGGGCAGATCCAACTACCTCTGCCTGCACCGGCTGCACGAGGGCGTGCCGCAGGAAGAGGAGGACGGCCTCTTCGACCCGTTCGAGGCGGCCGCGCCGACCAGCAAGCTCGGCAAGGACCTGCTGCGGCTGCGCGACTGGTCGGACGAGACCGAAACGGGCGACCGCGACGACCTGCGGCCGGGCGTCTCCGACCGCGCCTGGTCCCAGGTGTCGGTGTCCGCGCGCGAGTGCCTGGGCGCCAGCCGCTGCGCGTACGGCGCGGAGTGCTTCGCCGAGGGCGCCCGCGAGCGCGCCAAGCTCGCCGAGGTGATCGTCACCAACCACGCGCTGCTCGCCATCGACGCCATCGAGGGCGCACCCGTGCTGCCAGGCCACGAGGTGCTGGTCGTCGACGAGGCGCACGAGCTGGTCTCGCGGGTCACCGGTGTGGCCACCGGCGAGCTGTCGCCCGGCGGCGTCAACCGCGCCGTACGCCGCGTGGGGAAGCTGATCGACGAGAAGACCGCCGACCAGCTTCAGACCGCCGCCGAGTCCTTCGAGCGGCTGATGGAGCTGGCGCTCCCCGGCCGGCTGGAGACCGTCCCGGAGGACCTCGGGTACGCGCTGATGGCGCTGCGCGACGCCGCGCGCTCCTGCGTCACGGCGCTGGGCAACACGCGGGACAAGTCCGTCCAGGACGAGGACGCCGTCCGCAAGCAGGCGCTGGCCGCGATGGAGAACGTGCACGACGTCGCCGAACGGATCGTGCAGGGCTCCGAGTACGACGTGATCTGGTACGAGCGGCACGACCGCTTCGGCGCCTCGGTGCGGGTGGCGCCGCTGTCCGTCTCGGGGCTGCTGCGGGAGAAGCTGTTCACGGACCGCTCCGTCGTGCTGACCTCCGCGACGCTGAAGCTCGGCGGCGACTTCGACGGTGTCGGCGCGTCCCTCGGGCTGGCTCCCGAGGGGCAGGGCGGCGAGGACCAGCCGCCGTGGAAGGGGCTGGACGCGGGCTCGCCGTTCGACTACCGCAAGCAGGCGATCCTCTACGTCGCCAAGCACCTCTCGCAGCCCGGCCGGGACGCCGCACGCGCGGACATGCTGGACGAGCTGTCCGAGCTGGTGGAGGCGGCGGGCGGCCGTACGCTCGGCCTGTTCTCCTCGATGCGGGCCGCGCAGGCGGCGGCGGAGGAGCTGCGCGGGCGGCTGGACGTGCCGATCCTGCTGCAGGGGGAGGAGACGCTCGGCGAGCTGATCCGGCGGTTCGCGGACGATCCGGGCACGTGCCTGTTCGGGACGCTCTCGCTGTGGCAGGGCGTCGATGTGCCGGGTGCCAGCTGCCAGTTGGTGGTGATGGACCGGATTCCGTTCCCGCGCCCGGACGATCCGCTGATGAGCGCCCGGCAGAAGGCGGTCGAGGAGGCCGGCGGGAACGGCTTCATGGCGGTCGCCGCGTCGCACGCCGCGCTGCTGATGGCGCAGGGCTCCGGGAGGCTCGTCAGGGCGATGGGGGACAGGGGGGTCGTGGCGGTCCTCGACCCCCGGCTGGAGCGGGCGCGTTACGGCGGCTTCCTGCGCGCCTCGATGCCCGACTTCTGGTACACGACGGACCGCAACCAGGTGCGCCGTTCGCTGGCCGCCATCAACGCGGCGGCCCAGCAGGACGAACAGGACGCATAG
- a CDS encoding GNAT family N-acetyltransferase, with the protein MEHTPAAQPPQTGTHPSNADTLDLELPDEVRAMAPPAGTPAGTDSSALTDSASRTGAPARTDATARTGGGTLTHLTEPDLLDSVPDWSPADTPAGLLQLVPVRLDRDLPLISAWMNDPAVAEFWELAGPAETTAAHLRAQLGGDGRSVPCLGVLDGTPMSYWEIYRADLDPVARHYPARPHDTGIHLLVGGVADRGRGLGTALLRAVGDLILDHRPACRRVIAEPDLRNTPSVAAFLGAGFRLSAEVDLPEKRAALMIRDRALRDLL; encoded by the coding sequence ATGGAGCACACACCAGCAGCACAGCCACCGCAGACCGGAACACACCCCAGCAACGCGGACACGCTGGACCTCGAACTGCCCGACGAAGTCAGGGCGATGGCGCCGCCCGCCGGCACCCCGGCCGGTACGGACAGCTCCGCCCTTACGGACAGCGCGTCCCGTACGGGCGCCCCCGCGCGTACGGACGCAACCGCGCGTACGGGCGGCGGCACCCTGACCCACCTCACCGAGCCCGACCTGCTCGACTCCGTGCCGGACTGGAGCCCCGCCGACACCCCGGCGGGGCTGCTCCAGCTCGTCCCCGTACGCCTCGACCGCGACCTGCCGCTGATCAGTGCCTGGATGAACGACCCCGCGGTGGCGGAGTTCTGGGAGCTGGCCGGCCCCGCCGAGACGACGGCGGCCCATCTGCGCGCCCAGCTCGGCGGCGACGGCAGAAGCGTGCCCTGCCTCGGCGTGCTCGACGGCACCCCGATGAGCTACTGGGAGATCTACCGCGCCGATCTCGACCCGGTCGCCCGCCACTACCCGGCGCGCCCCCACGACACCGGCATCCACCTCCTCGTCGGAGGCGTGGCCGACCGGGGCCGCGGGCTCGGCACCGCCCTGCTGCGCGCCGTCGGCGACCTGATCCTCGACCACCGGCCGGCCTGCCGCCGTGTGATCGCCGAGCCCGACCTGCGGAACACCCCGTCGGTCGCGGCGTTCCTCGGCGCGGGCTTCCGGCTGTCCGCCGAGGTGGACCTGCCGGAGAAGCGCGCCGCACTGATGATCCGCGACCGCGCCCTGCGCGACCTCCTCTGA